The sequence CTTCACCTCAAATCGATCTTCAACGCCAGCTTGTTGGGAGCGCTCTGTTTGCATGGCGGTTTTGCCGTCGCTGCCAAAACACTGGTTTTTTGCTCGGAGGGCAGTCCAGAAGGATTTGATCCGCAACTTTACACCACGGCCATTTCTTTTCAGGCTTCTTCAGTGCCGGTGTTCGACCGATTGGTGGCGTTTGAAATTGGCACCACCAAAATACTGCCTGCATTGGCCGAGTCCTGGACGATCTCTGAGGACGGCCTTACCATCACTTTTCATTTGCGGCACGGTGTACAGTTTCAAAGCAATGCACGCTTCAAGCCAACGCGTGATTTCAATGCCGATGACGTGGTGTTTTCCTTTAACCGAATGGGCGACCCCGCTAACCCATTTCACCAACTTCCTACCGGGCAAAGTTTTGCCTACTACCTGGATATGGGGATGGATAAAATCATCGATAAAGTCCAAAAATTGGACAATTACACTGTTGTGTTCACCCTCAAGCATCCAGAAGCTCCGTTTATTGCGAATCTGGGAATGGATTTTGCCTCGATCATGTCAGCCGAGTACGCTGAAAAAATGAAAACGCTCGGCATGCCGGAGGTAATTAATCGCGAACCCATCGGCACTGGGCCATTCCAGTTTGTGGCGTATCAAAAGGATGCAGTTATCCGTTATAAAGCATTTGCCGGTTACTGGGGTGGCCGACCGAAACTCGATAATTTGATTTATGCTATAACGCCCGATGCATCGGTGCGGTACGCCAAACTCAAAGCCAATGAATGCCAGGTAATGACCCTGCCGAAACCGGCTGATATTCCCTTGATTAAAGCCAATCCTGCGTTTACCTTGCTGAGTAAGGAAGGATTAAATGTTGGATATATCGCCTTTAATGTCGAAAAAAAACCGTTTGATAACAAGCTGGTACGTCAGGCGCTGACGCTGGCAACTGATAAGAACGCGATCCTCAACATCGTTTATCAAGGCGCAGGGCAGGCCGCGAAAAATCCGATACCTCCCACGCTCTGGTCATATAACGATAAAGTCGTCGACTATGCTTATGATCCCGCGAAAGCCAAAGCGTTGTTAACTAAAGCGGGGTATCCGAATGGTGCCGAAGTAGAGTTATGGTATCTCCCCGTTACTCGCCCGTATAACCCGGATGGCAAGCGCATGGCCGAGTTAATCCAGTCCGACTGGGCAAAAATTGGCATCAAAACCAAGCTAGCCACTTACGATTGGGCAGAGTATGTCAAACGTAGCAATCAGGGTGAGCAACAGGTTATGATGTACGGCTGGAACGGTGATAACGGCGACCCAGATAATTTTTTCGCGACACTACTAGGTTGTGACAGCATCAAAGGCGGAGGGAATAAAGCGCGCTGGTGCAATCCTGCGTTCGAAACCTTGATTCAAAGCGCAAAACGCACCCCGCATCAGACCGAACGCGCACAACTTTACGAGAAGGCACAGCTGATCGTGCATGAAGAGGCACCGTGGATTACTATTGCGCATGCGTTACGTTATGCCGCCGTTCGGAAGAACGTGATTGGGTTCAAGATGTCGGTATTTAGTGAATACGAATTTCAAAAAGTCGACATGATGCCATAAGTGTCAATACCTTCAAGTATTTCAAGTTTCTCTCGCTATCTACCAACCTAACCTTTTATCGACATAGGAATATGACTATGAAAACCAGCGCCCGCAACCAGTTTTCCGGCAAGGTCAGCCAGATCAAGACCGGCGCCGTAAACGACGAAATCGAAATTACATTATCAGGTGGCGACAAGCTCGTCGCCGTCATTACGCGCGAAAGCACGCAAAACCTCGGCTTGCAAGTTGGCAGCGAAGCGATCGCGTTGGTCAAAGCTCCCTGGGTAATCGTAGCTACCGCTGATCATGGCATCAAACTCTCTGCCCGAAATCAGTTAAGCGGTAACGTGACCAAACTAACGCTCGGTGCGGTTAATGC is a genomic window of Glaciimonas sp. PAMC28666 containing:
- a CDS encoding ABC transporter substrate-binding protein, producing MRLHLKSIFNASLLGALCLHGGFAVAAKTLVFCSEGSPEGFDPQLYTTAISFQASSVPVFDRLVAFEIGTTKILPALAESWTISEDGLTITFHLRHGVQFQSNARFKPTRDFNADDVVFSFNRMGDPANPFHQLPTGQSFAYYLDMGMDKIIDKVQKLDNYTVVFTLKHPEAPFIANLGMDFASIMSAEYAEKMKTLGMPEVINREPIGTGPFQFVAYQKDAVIRYKAFAGYWGGRPKLDNLIYAITPDASVRYAKLKANECQVMTLPKPADIPLIKANPAFTLLSKEGLNVGYIAFNVEKKPFDNKLVRQALTLATDKNAILNIVYQGAGQAAKNPIPPTLWSYNDKVVDYAYDPAKAKALLTKAGYPNGAEVELWYLPVTRPYNPDGKRMAELIQSDWAKIGIKTKLATYDWAEYVKRSNQGEQQVMMYGWNGDNGDPDNFFATLLGCDSIKGGGNKARWCNPAFETLIQSAKRTPHQTERAQLYEKAQLIVHEEAPWITIAHALRYAAVRKNVIGFKMSVFSEYEFQKVDMMP
- a CDS encoding molybdopterin-binding protein, producing the protein MKTSARNQFSGKVSQIKTGAVNDEIEITLSGGDKLVAVITRESTQNLGLQVGSEAIALVKAPWVIVATADHGIKLSARNQLSGNVTKLTLGAVNAEVVIQLPGGNSVCAIITLDSATDLDLAEGQPATAIFKASHVIVGVAA